The following proteins come from a genomic window of Drosophila gunungcola strain Sukarami chromosome 3L unlocalized genomic scaffold, Dgunungcola_SK_2 000031F, whole genome shotgun sequence:
- the LOC128260256 gene encoding uncharacterized protein LOC128260256: protein MSLNQPERFVDTSKWNIPTEIDLADPGFYMPHKIDLLISTQEFFDLLLNGKISLDPGLPCLVNTALGWIVGEKVSEIPQSQIVTCNMARSTELPDALERFWLIEEFDSHHNCFTVEEEDCERHYLANTKFLTSGRVQVCLPFKENPHKLGKSFQIAKSRFLQNERRLSRNPLIREM, encoded by the coding sequence ATGTCGCTTAATCAACCAGAGCGTTTCGTTGACACTTCAAAATGGAACATACCTACAGAGATTGACCTTGCAGATCCAGGATTCTACATGCCACACAAGATTGATTTACTCATCAGCACACAAGagttttttgatttacttttaaatggcAAAATTTCTCTGGATCCTGGCCTTCCTTGTCTGGTCAATACTGCACTTGGTTGGATCGTTGGCGAAAAGGTTTCTGAAATTCCGCAATCACAAATCGTCACATGCAACATGGCACGTTCCACGGAGCTGCCAGATGCATTAGAAAGGTTTTGGCTAATAGAGGAGTTTGATTCGCACCATAATTGTTTCACCGTAGAAGAGGAGGATTGCGAACGGCATTATTTGGCAAACACAAAGTTTCTAACATCTGGACGGGTCCAAGTTTGCTTGCCCTTTAAAGAGAACCCTCACAAGCTAGGAAAGTCTTTTCAAATAGCCAAATCCCGGTTTCTTCAAAATGAACGCAGGTTGAGCCGCAACCCGTTGATAAGAGAGATGTAA
- the LOC128260259 gene encoding uncharacterized protein LOC128260259, translating into MPLISSGNDLSSRTLSSSNTLNVHNFSSIVGFEFKFIPPRAAHFGGLWEAAVKSMKTLMIKNLGNTGLTYEELQTIAIEAEAILKSRPMAPLSEDPNDGEALSPAHLLNGSSPMSVAESRPSYLTRWQRETYLKQQFWELWRGDYLHTLQARSKWLKPDANIQIGPIVIIHENNTPPQEWILGRITNTHFGADGRVRVADIKVKNGTIRRPICKIAPLPDNI; encoded by the coding sequence ATGCCACTAATTTCGTCGGGGAACGATCTCAGCTCGAGGACTttaagcagcagcaacacattGAATGTACATAACTTCAGCAGCATCGTGGGATTTGAGTTTAAGTTCATCCCTCCGCGAGCTGCCCACTTTGGCGGCTTGTGGGAGGCCGCAGTAAAGTCCATGAAGACCTTGATGATCAAAAACTTGGGCAACACTGGGCTAACGTACGAGGAGCTTCAAACGATTGCAATCGAGGCGGAGGCAATCTTAAAATCAAGACCAATGGCACCCCTATCCGAAGACCCGAACGATGGAGAGGCACTTAGCCCAGCGCACCTGCTGAATGGGTCCTCTCCGATGTCTGTTGCAGAGAGCAGACCATCCTATCTTACGCGGTGGCAGCGCGAAACTTACTTGAAGCAGCAGTTCTGGGAGCTATGGAGGGGTGATTATTTACACACACTTCAGGCGCGCTCCAAATGGCTCAAACCCGATGCCAACATTCAAATTGGCCCAATTGTAATAATTCACGAGAATAATACACCTCCCCAGGAGTGGATCCTGGGTCGCATCACCAACACGCATTTTGGAGCTGATGGACGAGTAAGAGTGGCCGATATCAAGGTGAAAAATGGAACCATTCGTAGACCTATCTGCAAGATAGCGCCCCTGCCtgacaacatatag
- the LOC128260255 gene encoding uncharacterized protein LOC128260255, which yields MKEYIALNHMQLASDFDSQKTHYVIPHHGVLRSESTTTKLRVVFDALVADICKMYASLKYHQTILNTVTYDMSCAPFLAIRSLKYIADHFSKQFPIGAAVLKEEMFVDDLLTGADSVEELHLKAAEVTSMLSKAGLELAKWNTSNIEGNGAEFQFKVDTKDITKTLGMSWQPKLDVFCLRYTLPTIIVITKQSIVSLVAHLYDLLGLVSPVVIRRKILVQELWMHRLNWGDPLPSELQSQWKRIEEDLHNLQTIEIPRFIKY from the exons ATGAAGGAATACATAGCTCTGAATCACATGCAATTGGCATCTGATTTCGACTCGCAGAAGACCCATTATGTAATCCCGCATCATGGAGTCCTTAGATCAGAAAGCACGACTACCAAGCTGCGTGTTGTGTTTGATGCACTTGTAGCGGATATCTGCAAGATGTATGCCAGTTTGAAGTATCACCAGACGATC CTCAACACTGTCACGTACGACATGTCCTGCGCACCATTTCTAGCAATCAGGAGCTTGAAATATATTGCGGATCACTTCTCAAAGCAGTTTCCCATCGGAGCAGCCGTACTTAAGGAAGAGATGTTCGTCGATGACCTCCTTACTGGAGCAGACAGTGTCGAAGAGCTTCATCTCAAGGCTGCAGAGGTCACCAGCATGCTTTCTAAGGCTGGATTAGAGCTTGCAAAATGGAACACAAGCAATATAGAAGGCAATGGAGCAGAGTTTCAATTCAAGGTTGATACCAAAGATATAACGAAGACATTGGGCATGTCGTGGCAGCCCAAACTAGATGTGTTCTGTTTAAGGTATACACTACCTACAATCATTGTCATCACCAAGCAGAGCATCGTTTCACTTGTGGCTCACCTGTACGATTTGCTAGGGCTCGTATCACCAGTCGTTATTCGTCGCAAAATATTGGTCCAAGAGTTGTGGATGCACCGTCTAAACTGGGGCGATCCACTTCCCTCTGAGCTTCAATCCCAGTGGAAGCGAATCGAAGAAGATTTGCACAATCTTCAAACCATCGAAATTCCAAGATTTATTAAGTATTAA
- the LOC128260257 gene encoding uncharacterized protein LOC128260257: MPLISSGHDLSSRTLSSSNTLNVHNFSSIVGFEFKFIPPRAAHFGGLWEAAVKSMKTLMIKNLGNTGLTYEELQTIAIEAEAILKSRPMAPLSEDPNDGEALSPAHLLNGSSLMSVAESRPSYLTRWQRETYLKQQFWELWRGDYLQTLQARSKWLKPDANIQIGPIVIIHENNTPPQEWILGRITNTHFGADGRVRVADIKVKNGTIRRPICKIAPLPDNI, encoded by the coding sequence ATGCCACTAATTTCGTCGGGGCACGATCTCAGCTCGAGGACTttaagcagcagcaacacattGAATGTACATAACTTCAGCAGCATCGTGGGATTTGAGTTTAAGTTCATCCCTCCGCGAGCTGCCCACTTTGGCGGCTTGTGGGAGGCCGCAGTGAAGTCCATGAAGACCTTGATGATCAAAAACTTGGGCAACACTGGGCTAACGTACGAGGAGCTTCAAACGATTGCAATCGAGGCGGAGGCAATCTTAAAATCAAGACCAATGGCACCCCTATCCGAAGACCCGAACGATGGAGAGGCACTTAGCCCAGCGCACCTGCTGAATGGGTCCTCTCTGATGTCTGTTGCAGAGAGCAGACCATCCTATCTTACGCGGTGGCAGCGCGAAACTTACTTGAAGCAGCAGTTCTGGGAGCTATGGAGGGGTGATTATTTACAGACACTTCAGGCGCGCTCCAAATGGCTCAAACCCGATGCCAACATTCAAATTGGCCCAATTGTAATAATTCACGAGAATAATACACCTCCCCAGGAGTGGATCCTGGGTCGCATCACCAACACGCATTTTGGAGCTGATGGACGAGTAAGAGTGGCCGATATCAAGGTGAAAAATGGAACCATTCGTAGACCTATCTGCAAGATAGCGCCCCTGCCtgacaacatatag